A single window of Hyla sarda isolate aHylSar1 chromosome 2, aHylSar1.hap1, whole genome shotgun sequence DNA harbors:
- the LOC130357388 gene encoding piggyBac transposable element-derived protein 4-like, giving the protein MGIVKKPTIRSYWSNDMLYHTPLYRSVMPRNRFEALLKFLHYANNENCPPPSDPNFDRIYKIRPLVNYLHQKFSEVYTPEKEIAVDESLVHFKGRLHFRQYLPNKRARYGVKLYKLCESATGYTHKFRVYEGKDSKIEPPECPPVLKTTGKIVWDLVHPLLDQGYNIYLDNFYTSVPLLQCLFAKGTVACGTIRRNQRDLPKIFVRQKLKKGESKAVCKDNMMLVKYQDKRDVLVLTTLHPDRSTPVQVRGTTESAPKPVCIQDYNKFMGGVDLSDQALQPYTALRKTKTWYKKLALHLFQITMYNSFVVYKRAGNTCTYLQFQENFIKDFLFGDPEGEESRATGSENRIVPGQHFPAVVPRRESGSRQQKRCRVCSKRGIRKCTIYHCETCPHKPGLCIEDCFKIYHTTYDI; this is encoded by the coding sequence ATGGGCATAGTTAAAAAGCCCACAATTCGCTCCTATTGGAgtaatgatatgctttaccataCTCCACTGTACCGGTCGGTCATGCCAAGGAATCGGTTTGAAGCCCTCCTCAAATTTCTACATTATGCTAATAATGAAAATTGTCCACCTCCCAGTGATCCAAATTTTGATCGCATATATAAAATTCGGCCCCTTGTTAAttatttacatcaaaaattttctGAAGTTTACACCCCAGAAAAAGAGATTGCAGTGGACGAATCTCTTGTGCACTTCAAAGGAAGGTTGCACTTTAGGCAATACCTGCCTAACAAACGGGCCAGGTATGGGGTAAAACTTTATAAGTTGTGCGAGAGCGCAACCGGCTATACGCACAAATTCAGAGTCTATGAGGGGAAAGACTCTAAAATAGAGCCCCCAGAGTGTCCCCCCGTACTAAAAACAACGGGAAAAATTGTATGGGATCTAGTTCACCCCCTGCTAGATCAAGGGTATAACATCTACCTTGATAATTTTTACACTAGCGTCCCATTACTACAATGCCTGTTTGCCAAGGGGACTGTGGCCTGTGGTACCATCAGGCGAAATCAAAGGGATCTGCCTAAAATTTTTGTACGGCAAAAGTTGAAGAAGGGGGAAAGCAAGGCTGTGTGCAAGGACAACATGATGCTTGTGAAGTACCAGGACAAGCGTGATGTTCTTGTACTAACCACCTTACACCCAGACAGATCCACCCCTGTCCAAGTCCGTGGTACCACAGAGAGTGCCCCTAAACCGGTGTGTATCCAGGACTATaataagttcatgggaggggtggaTCTGTCAGATCAGGCCTTGCAGCCGTACACTGCCCTACGCAAAACTAAGACCTGGTATAAAAAATTGGCACTGCACCTCTTCCAAATTACCATGTACAATTCATTTGTGGTGTACAAACGTGCAGGAAATACATGCACATACCTGCAATTCCAGGAAAATTTTATTAAGGACTTTCTGTTTGGGGATCCGGAAGGGGAGGAAAGCAGAGCCACAGGATCGGAGAACAGAATAGttccagggcaacattttcctgCGGTAGTTCCCCGTAGAGAATCGGGGAGTAGGCAACAGAAGCGGTGTCGGGTGTGCTCCAAGCGTGGCATTAGAAAATGCACTATATACCACTGTGAGACATGTCCCCACAAACCCGGTCTGTGCATTGAAGACTGTTTTAAAATCTATCACACAACATATGATATCTAA